Genomic window (Gemmatimonadales bacterium):
GAGCGCGACCAGCGACGAAGCCACCAGGGAGATGTCGGTCATCGGGGCTGAATCTAGGCCGATTCGGAGAGCTTGTCCAACAGCATCGCCTCGTCCCAGACCGCGATGCCGAGGGCCTTGGCCTTGTCGAGCTTGCTCCCCGGCTCCTCACCCGCCACGATGGCCGTCGTCTTCTTCGAGACGCTCCCCGTCACCGTGCCGCCCGCCGCCTCGATCTTCTTCGTCGCCTCGGTCCTTGAGAGCGTGGGAAACGTGCCCGTCAGCACGAACGTCTGGCCCTCGAAGGGCCCGGGGGCGGCCGTGCGCTGCGGCTCGCTCATCTTGAGTCCCGCCTCACGCAGCCGGTCCATCAGTTCCCGGTTCCGTGGCTCGGCGAAGAACGCCGCGACCGCCTCCGCGATCGTCGGCCCGATGCCGCGCACCTCGCCGATCGCTTCGGCCGAGGCCTTCATGAGGGCGTCCATCGTCCCGAACCGCCGCGCCAGCAGCTCCGCCGCGCCATCACCCACATGCCTGATTCCGAGCGCGAACAGCAGCCGGGAGAGCGGCTGCTTCTTCGAGGCCGCGATCGCCTCCACCAGCTGCTCGGCCGACTTCGCGGCGAAGCCGTCGAGCTCGACCAGCTGATCGGCTGGCAGCCGGTAGAGATCCGCTACGTCCGCGATCAGCTTGGCGTCGAGCAGCTTCTGCACCCGCTCGTAACCCAGGCCGCGGATGTCCATCGCGCCCCGCGAGGCGAAGTGGACGATGCTCTCCAAGACGCGGCCCGGGCACGAGACGTTGGGGCAGTACGTCATGATCTCGTCCTGCGGCCGCTCGACCTTTGAGTCGCAAGCGGGACAACGGTCGGGCATCGTGAACGCCCGCTCGCTGCCGCTGCGCCGCTCGCGCACCGGCCCCAGCACCTGCGGTATCACCTCGCCGGCGCGAGTCACCTCGACCCAGTCGCCGACCAAGATGTCCTTGGCCGCGATGAGGTCCGCGTTGTGCAGCGTCGCCGTTGAGACGGTGACGCCTCCGATCTCTACCGGCTCCAGTTCGGCGTAGGGGTTGAGCGCGCCGGTGCGGCCGACGTTGATCTTGATGTCGAGCAGCTTCGTGACCGCGACCTCCGGTGCGAACTTGCGGGCGATGGCCCACCGCGGCTCCCGGTCACCGATGGTGCCCAACTCGTCGTGCAGCGCGAGCCGATCCACCTTGACCACCACGCCGTCCGCGCCGAAGGGCAGCTCGCCGAGCTTCGGCTCTAGCTCCGCGACCGCGGCGCACCCGCCGGCGAGGTCCTTCACGCGTTCCCGGTGCGGCTCCACGCGGAAGCCCCACTCCGCCAGGCCGTCCAGCAGCTCGCGCTGGGTCTTGAATGGGAGTTTCGCGCCCGGCGCCTCGAGCGTGAACGCGAAGAAGCGCAACCCGCGCTCGCGCGTGAGCCGCGAGTCGAGCTGCCGGAGCGCACCGGCCGCGGTGTTGCGCGGGTTGGCGTAGAGCGGCTCGCCGGCCTCCGCGCGTTTTCGGTTCAGCGCCTCGAACGCGTCAATAGGCAGATAGACCTCGCCGCGGACCTCCATCAACGCCGGAAAGCCCTTGCCCTGGAGCCGCAGCGGGATGTCGGGGATGGTGCGCAGGTTCGCCGTCACCACCTCGCCCACCACGCCGTCGCCGCGGGTCGCTCCCCGCGCCAGCACGCCGTCTCGGTAGGTGAGGCACACCGCGGCGCCGTCTATCTTCACCTCGACGGTGTAGCCCGCCGCGCGCACGTCGGGTGCGATGCGCGCGTTGCGATCCTCCCACCCTTGAAGCTCCGCGTCATCGAAGGCGTTGGCGAGGGAAAGCATCGGCACCATGTGCTGGTGCTTCTCGAAGCGCTTGGCGGGCTCGGCGCCGACGCGCAACGTGGGGGAATCGGGGGTGCGGAGGTCCGGGTGCGTGGCTTCGAGGTCCTGAAGCTCGCGGAAGAGGCTGTCGTACTCCGCGTCGGACATCTCCGGCGCGTCCAGCACGTAGTACGCGTGGATGGCGCGGTTCAGCGTGCGGCGCAGCAGGGCGGCGCGCCGCGCGGCATCGGGCATCTACCCCTTCGCCTCTTCGGCGACGACGGCCATCGTCACGCCGACCAGACGCTCCAGCTCCGCGGCCGAGCTCTGGGGAAGGAGCTGCTCGATCGAGGCCTGGTCGTGCGACGTGAAAGCGGTCAGCAGCCGCTGGAGGTAGGAGACCAGCGCGAGCCGCTGCATGTCCGCACGGCGCATCTCCTCGCCCGTTTCCTTCGAGCGGCGGACCAGCTGCTCGTAGCGGTGCGCGTTCCGGAGCGCCTTGCCGGTCAGCTCCGCCACGACCTGGCAGAAGCGGATGTCGGCGTCGCTGAAGGTGCTGCCGTCCTTGAACGTCCGGAGGAACAGGCAGCCGATGGCCGCGCCGCGGTACTTGATCGGCACCACTGTGATCGAGCGCACCCTCCGCCGGTCGAGCGCGCCCTTCACGTGCGAGAGGAGCGGGTCGCCGGGCGCATCGGCGACGAACACCGTCGCGCCGGTTACCATCGACTGCTTGATCTCCGGGTAGCGCGTGAGGTCGATGACGACGTTGCGGATGGTCGGGTCCTCGTAGGAAGCCACCAGCCGCGCGGTTCGCCCTCCCTTGTCGGAGAGGATGATGCTGGCGCGATCGAGCCCGAACGACTCGCCGATCTTCCGGGCGATGGCCTGGAGGATGTCCACGAAGTGCAGCGTGCCGGAGATCTCCTGGAGAATGTCCACGATCGCGAGCAGGTGCTCGCGCTCGCG
Coding sequences:
- the ligA gene encoding NAD-dependent DNA ligase LigA; protein product: MPDAARRAALLRRTLNRAIHAYYVLDAPEMSDAEYDSLFRELQDLEATHPDLRTPDSPTLRVGAEPAKRFEKHQHMVPMLSLANAFDDAELQGWEDRNARIAPDVRAAGYTVEVKIDGAAVCLTYRDGVLARGATRGDGVVGEVVTANLRTIPDIPLRLQGKGFPALMEVRGEVYLPIDAFEALNRKRAEAGEPLYANPRNTAAGALRQLDSRLTRERGLRFFAFTLEAPGAKLPFKTQRELLDGLAEWGFRVEPHRERVKDLAGGCAAVAELEPKLGELPFGADGVVVKVDRLALHDELGTIGDREPRWAIARKFAPEVAVTKLLDIKINVGRTGALNPYAELEPVEIGGVTVSTATLHNADLIAAKDILVGDWVEVTRAGEVIPQVLGPVRERRSGSERAFTMPDRCPACDSKVERPQDEIMTYCPNVSCPGRVLESIVHFASRGAMDIRGLGYERVQKLLDAKLIADVADLYRLPADQLVELDGFAAKSAEQLVEAIAASKKQPLSRLLFALGIRHVGDGAAELLARRFGTMDALMKASAEAIGEVRGIGPTIAEAVAAFFAEPRNRELMDRLREAGLKMSEPQRTAAPGPFEGQTFVLTGTFPTLSRTEATKKIEAAGGTVTGSVSKKTTAIVAGEEPGSKLDKAKALGIAVWDEAMLLDKLSESA
- a CDS encoding GAF domain-containing protein, giving the protein MTTPQTEAAAALSARIEELEREREHLLAIVDILQEISGTLHFVDILQAIARKIGESFGLDRASIILSDKGGRTARLVASYEDPTIRNVVIDLTRYPEIKQSMVTGATVFVADAPGDPLLSHVKGALDRRRVRSITVVPIKYRGAAIGCLFLRTFKDGSTFSDADIRFCQVVAELTGKALRNAHRYEQLVRRSKETGEEMRRADMQRLALVSYLQRLLTAFTSHDQASIEQLLPQSSAAELERLVGVTMAVVAEEAKG